The genomic DNA CTGGGTGGCCAGCGTCCGTTCGGTCTCCGTGAACGGGCGGCCGCCCCGGGCCCGGGGCGTGGCCAGCGCACCGAGCACCCGGCCCCCGCTGTGCAGCGGCAGCAGCATGCTCGGGCCGAACCGGTCGGCCAGCCTGGTGATCATGCGGGAGTCGGTGGCCGAGTCGTCTATGAACACCGGATCGCCGTCGAGCAGCGTCGCCACCACCGAGCTCTCCGCCGGAATGATCACTCCGAGCGACGCGGTGGGATCGTCGGCGGAGACGGCGACGATCTCCAGACCGCCCTCCGCGGCCGGCAGCAGCACGATCCCGGCGGCGGAGTCGGCGAGATGGCGGGCCTGTTCGGCGACGACGGCCAGGGCGTCGTCGGCGTCGCCGCCGGAGAGCAGCGCGGTGGTCACGGCCACCGAACCGTCGATCCACCGCTCCCGCTGCCGCGCCTCCTCGTAGAGGCGGGCGTTGCCGATCGCGATCCCGGCCTCGGTCGCGAGCACCCGCACCATGTGCAGGTCGTAGTCGTTGAATTCGGCCCCGTCGTGCTTCTCGGTCAGATACAGGTTGCCGAAGATCTCTCCCTGCACCCGGATCGGTACGCCGAGGAAGGTACGCATCCGGGGATGTCCGGGCGGGAAGCCGGCGGACCTCGGATCGGCCGTCAGATCGGCCAGCCGGACGGGGACGGGGTCGTGGATCAGGGCGCCGAGGAGACCCCGGTGCCCGTCGGGCCTGCGCCCGATCGCGCGCGCCACGTCGTCCGGGACCCCGAAGGTGACGAAGTCGGAGAGCCCTTCGCCCGCTTCGTCGACGACGCCGATCGCCGCGTAGCGGGCGTGCGCGAGTTCGGCCGCGGTCTCGCAGATGCGGTCGAGGGTGGAGTGCAGTTCCAGGCCGGTGCCGACGGACCGCATCGCCTCCAGCAGCTGCGGGACACGGGCGGTGAGCTCGGTGGAGAGCCCTCGCAGGCTGCGCGTCGCCTGTGTCGCGGCTTCGAGTGAGTCCTTCGGGTCCTGCTCTGACATGCACCGAGCCTAATTAGTCCCGATTGGCAACGAAAGTCGGACCTCCCGTCCGGCCTCCGCCGGTATGGGCGCCACACCCCTCGGCGTGACGTCCGTACACGGGTCCGTACCGAGCCCCGGGGCCCAGCTCCCCCGAGTCCGCTGAGCCCCCGAGGCCCCGCTCCCCCGCTCCCCCGAGTCGCTGAGCCCCTGAGTCCCTGAGCCCCTGAGCCCTGGCTACCGGCTGCTCCCCACACTCTCCCGCGTGGACTCCCGCGCCGCCCCTTCCCCCACCGTCGTCTCCCGCTCGCGCTCCAGCATGCGGCGCAGCGGCCCGTCCTGGGCCACGAGATCGGCGTACGGGCCACGCTGCACCACCCGGCCCGTGTCCATGACCAGCACCTCGTCGACGGCCTCCAGGCCCTCGATGCGATGGGTGATCAGCACGGTCGTCCGCCCCCGGGTCGCGGCCAGCAGGTCGGCGGTCAGGGCGTCCGCGGTGGCCAGATCAAGGTGTTCGGCGGGCTCGTCGAGGACGAGCACGGGGAAGTCGGCGAGCAGCGCACGGGCCAGCGCGAGCCTCTGACGCTGCCCGCCCGAGAGCCGGGCGCCGTGTTCGCCCACCAGGGTGTCCAACCCCTCCGGCAGCGCCTCGGCCCAGTCCAGCAGCCGGGCGCCGGCCAGGGCGTCGCGCAGTTCGGCGTCGGTCGCACCGGTCCGGGCCAGGCGCAGATTCTCGCGGATGGAACTGTCGAAGACATGGGCGTCCTGGGCGCACAGCCCGACGAACGCGCGGACCGTGTCCCCGTCCAGCTCGAAGGCGTCGGTCCCGCCGAGCCGGTACGTCCCCTCCCGCGCGTCCAGGAAGCGGAGGAGAACCTGGGCCAGCGTGGTCTTGCCCGCACCGGAGGGTCCGACGACGGCCACCCGCCTGCCGGGCACCAGGGTCAGGTCGACGGACTCCAGAGCGTTCCGCCCGGCTCCCGCGTACCTGGCCGTCAGCCCCCGTACCTCCAGCGGGAAGGGCGAGGAGGGCTGCTGTGCCGGGCTCACGGGCTCCCGCACCGGTACGGGGGCGTCGAGCACCTCGTACACCCGCTCCGCGCTCCGGCGGACCCGCTGGCGGTACTGCACGGCGAGCGGCAGTCCGGCCACGGCCTCGAAGGCGGCGAGCGGGGTGAGCACCACCACCGCGAGCGCGACGCCCTCCAGCCGTCCGTCGTACACGGCGGGTACGGCGACGAGGGCGGCGGCCACCACGGTGAGTCCGCAGATCAGGGCGGAGAGCCCGCTGCCGAGCGCGGTCGCGGCGGCGGCCCGGGAGGCGATCCGGGTGAGCAGACCGTCGGCCTCGCGCACCCGCGTGTGGCGGCGGGGCAGCGCCCCGGCGACGGTCAGTTCGGCCGTACCGCCGAGCAGATCGGTGACACGGGTGGCCAGTGCGGCGCGGGCGGGGGCGAGTTGGCGTTCCGCGTGCCGGGCGCAGGCGCCGCTGACCAGCGGTACGCCCACTCCGGCGAGCAGCAGTCCGACGGCGAGCACCACGCCCGCCTCGGGGAGCAGCCAGCCGGTGAAGCCGGCCGCCCCGGCCCCGACGACGACCGCGGTCCCCACGGGCAGCAGCCAGCGCAGCCAGTAGTCCTGGAGCGCGTCCACGTCGGCGACGAGCCGGGACAGCAGGTCGCCGCGGCGCGTCGTGCGCAGACCGGCGGGCGCGATGCGCTCCAGTCCGCGGTACACGGCCACCCGCAGTTCGGCGAGCATCCTGAGCACCGCGTCGTGGGAGACGAGCCGCTCCGCGTAGCGGAAGACGGCCCGGCCGATGCCGAAGGCGCGGGTCGCGGTGACGGCGACCATCAGATAGAGCACGGGGGGCTGCTCGGAGGCTCGGGAGATCAGCCAGCCGGAGACGGCCATGAGGCCGACGGCCGAACCCACGGCGAGGCTGCCCAGCAGCAGGGCGAGCGCCAGCTGTCCGCGGCGCGCGCCGGCGGCCTCCCGGACCCGGGCCAGCACCCGGCCGCCGGGCCGGGGCTCGGTGTCGCGCAGCACGGGTTCGAGGTGATCCCCGGGGGCGACGGCGGTGAGCGGCTCGGTACCGGCGGGGCGCCGCTGCGCGGCCGCCGAAGCGGCTTCCGCCGCCCCCTCGGCGGCCGCGGCGGACCGTTCCCCGGGCTCCTTGCCAACGGCCGCCACAGACCGCTCCTGGGGCTCCCTGGGCTCCAGCGCCACCACGCGGTCGGCGACCGCCAGCAGCGCCGGGCGGTGCACCACCAGCAGCACGGTCCGCCCGGCCGCCAGCCGCCGTACGGCCTCGACGATGCCCGCCTCCGTCTCGCCGTCCAGGCTCGCGGTCGGCTCGTCGAGCAGCAGCAGCGGCCGGTCGGCGAGGAACGCCCGCGCGAGGGCGAGGCGCTGACGCTGGCCGGCCGAGAGCCCGGCACCGTCCTCGCCCAGCGGTGTCCCCGCCCCTTCCGGCAGCTCGGCGACGAAGTCGTACGCCCCGGCGTCCCGCAGTGCCGCCGCCACGGCCTCGTCGTCCGCGTCCGGCCGGGCGAGGCGTACGTTCTCGGCGATCGTGCCCGCGAAGAGGTGCGGGCGCTGCGGCACCCAGGCGATCCGCTCGCGCCAGCGCTCGGGGGAGAGCTCCGCGAGATCGGTGCCACCGACCCGTACCCGCCCCTCGTCGGGAACCTCGAAGCCCAGCACCACATTGAGGAGGGTGGACTTGCCGATGCCGCTCGGGCCGACCAGGGCGACGGTCTCCCCCGGCTCGACGACCAGGGACGCGGCGTCGAGCGACGGTTCGCCGCGGCCGCCGTGCCGGACCGTGACGTCCTCCAGCTCCAGCCGCAGCGATGCGGGGACGGCCTGTGTGCCGTCGGCCCGCGGTTCGGTCTCCAGGACCGCGAAGATCTCCTCGGCGGCCGAGAGGCCCTCCGCCGCCGCGTGGTACTGCGCCCCCACCTGCCGGATCGGCAGATAGGCCTCGGGCGCGAGGATCAGGACCACCAGTCCGGTGTAGAGATCGAGTTCACCGTGGACGAGCCGCATCCCGATGGTGACGGCGACGAGCGCCACCGACAGCGTCGCCAGCAGCTCCAGGGCGAAGGAGGACAGGAACGCGATCCGCAGCGTCCGCATGGTGGCCCGGCGGTACTGCGACGTGATCGTCCGGATCGCTTCCGCCTGCGCCTTGGCCCGCCCGAAGACCTTCAGGGTCGGCAGCCCGGCGACCACGTCCAGGAAGTGCCCGGACAGCCGGGAGAGCAGCTGCCACTGACGGTCCATGCTGGACTGGGTGGCCCAGCCGATCAGGATCATGAACAGCGGAATGAGCGGCAGCGTGACCACGATGATCGCGGCCGACACCCAGTCCTCGGTGACGATCCTCGCCAGGACCGCCACCGGCACGACCACCGCGAGTCCGAGCTGCGGCAGATAGCGGGCGAAGTAGTCGTCGAGCGCGTCGACCCCGCGGGTGGCCAGCGCCACCAGGGAGCCGGTGCGCTCGCCGCTCAGCCATCCTGGCCCGAGCCGCGTGGCCCGTTCCAGGAGCCTGCCGCGCAGTTCGGACTTGACCGCCGCGCTCGCCCGGTACGCGGCCAGTTCGGTGAGCCAGGCGACGAGCGCCCGCCCCAGCGCGACCGCGGCGAGCAGAAGCAGTGGTGTGCGGAGTTCGGAGACCGTCATCCGGCCTTCGAATCCGCCCACCACCACCTCGGCGATGAGCATGGCCTGGGCGATCACCAGCGTCGCACCGACGAGTCCGAGTGCCACCACGGCCGCCAGGAAGAAGCGGGTGGCCCTGGCGTACCGGAGCAGGCGCGGGTCGATCGGTTTCACGTGAAACATCTCCCAGAGGGCTCGGTGCGCGTCGACACGTACACGTACATACGCGTCGGTACCTCCATGTACACGCACACGTTCGTGCGGGTACGTCAGTGCGCGTCGGCGATGTGCTGCGTGCCGATGCGCTTACGGAACACCCAGTACGTCCACCCCTGGTACATCAGCACCACGGGCGTCGCGATCCCGGCGCACCAGGTCATGATCTTCAGGGTGTACGGGCTGGACGAGGCGTTGGTGACCGTGAGGTTCCAGGCGTCGTTCAGCGAGGACGGCATGACGTTCGGGAAGAGCGTCAGGAAGAGCATCGCGACCGCCGCGGTGATCGTCACTCCCGAGAGCGCGAACGACCAGCCCT from Streptomyces sp. NBC_00654 includes the following:
- a CDS encoding GAF domain-containing sensor histidine kinase; its protein translation is MSEQDPKDSLEAATQATRSLRGLSTELTARVPQLLEAMRSVGTGLELHSTLDRICETAAELAHARYAAIGVVDEAGEGLSDFVTFGVPDDVARAIGRRPDGHRGLLGALIHDPVPVRLADLTADPRSAGFPPGHPRMRTFLGVPIRVQGEIFGNLYLTEKHDGAEFNDYDLHMVRVLATEAGIAIGNARLYEEARQRERWIDGSVAVTTALLSGGDADDALAVVAEQARHLADSAAGIVLLPAAEGGLEIVAVSADDPTASLGVIIPAESSVVATLLDGDPVFIDDSATDSRMITRLADRFGPSMLLPLHSGGRVLGALATPRARGGRPFTETERTLATQFASQAALALMMAEAQRDRERLAVYEDRDRIARDLHDLVIQRLFATGMMLESAQRRSEVPEVQTGVGRAVDELDVTIQEIRTAIFALQQEPAEAPSGLRTRVMREINMAAVPLGFKPSHRFLGPVDSLVGELTGKNLIAALREALSNAFRHANASLIDVVVDATATLPDGRDAVRLSVADDGVGIPQDGRRSGLRNLARRAESLGGASWFGPGIGEDGGGTTVVWQAPL
- the cydD gene encoding thiol reductant ABC exporter subunit CydD translates to MKPIDPRLLRYARATRFFLAAVVALGLVGATLVIAQAMLIAEVVVGGFEGRMTVSELRTPLLLLAAVALGRALVAWLTELAAYRASAAVKSELRGRLLERATRLGPGWLSGERTGSLVALATRGVDALDDYFARYLPQLGLAVVVPVAVLARIVTEDWVSAAIIVVTLPLIPLFMILIGWATQSSMDRQWQLLSRLSGHFLDVVAGLPTLKVFGRAKAQAEAIRTITSQYRRATMRTLRIAFLSSFALELLATLSVALVAVTIGMRLVHGELDLYTGLVVLILAPEAYLPIRQVGAQYHAAAEGLSAAEEIFAVLETEPRADGTQAVPASLRLELEDVTVRHGGRGEPSLDAASLVVEPGETVALVGPSGIGKSTLLNVVLGFEVPDEGRVRVGGTDLAELSPERWRERIAWVPQRPHLFAGTIAENVRLARPDADDEAVAAALRDAGAYDFVAELPEGAGTPLGEDGAGLSAGQRQRLALARAFLADRPLLLLDEPTASLDGETEAGIVEAVRRLAAGRTVLLVVHRPALLAVADRVVALEPREPQERSVAAVGKEPGERSAAAAEGAAEAASAAAQRRPAGTEPLTAVAPGDHLEPVLRDTEPRPGGRVLARVREAAGARRGQLALALLLGSLAVGSAVGLMAVSGWLISRASEQPPVLYLMVAVTATRAFGIGRAVFRYAERLVSHDAVLRMLAELRVAVYRGLERIAPAGLRTTRRGDLLSRLVADVDALQDYWLRWLLPVGTAVVVGAGAAGFTGWLLPEAGVVLAVGLLLAGVGVPLVSGACARHAERQLAPARAALATRVTDLLGGTAELTVAGALPRRHTRVREADGLLTRIASRAAAATALGSGLSALICGLTVVAAALVAVPAVYDGRLEGVALAVVVLTPLAAFEAVAGLPLAVQYRQRVRRSAERVYEVLDAPVPVREPVSPAQQPSSPFPLEVRGLTARYAGAGRNALESVDLTLVPGRRVAVVGPSGAGKTTLAQVLLRFLDAREGTYRLGGTDAFELDGDTVRAFVGLCAQDAHVFDSSIRENLRLARTGATDAELRDALAGARLLDWAEALPEGLDTLVGEHGARLSGGQRQRLALARALLADFPVLVLDEPAEHLDLATADALTADLLAATRGRTTVLITHRIEGLEAVDEVLVMDTGRVVQRGPYADLVAQDGPLRRMLERERETTVGEGAARESTRESVGSSR